The Lacticaseibacillus rhamnosus DNA window GTGAGCATAAGACTCAGTCGCCATGACCGCGCCTCCTTTCGTATTATGTGTACTATTATACGCAGTACACTAAAAAGTGCAATATAAAAACGCCGCTTGCCTGCTAAAGGTAAACGACGCCATTATGGTCTTATTCAGGCTTCTGGTTCGTTGAGCGTTGGCCCATAATGTTCCAGGAAGTAAATCAATGTTTGCAACTCGGTGGCTAAATCCACATTCTGCACGCGAACATAACTCGGTACCGAAATCCGAATCGGGGTAAAATTCATGATCCCTTTGATACCTGCTTTAACCAAATCATCGGTAATGTGCTGAGCAGCATCAATTGGCACCGTCAAGATCACAATTTCAATTTGCTGATCTTTAATCTGTTTAATCATTTCATCCATCGGGTAAATCGGAACGCCGCTTTGAATCGTTCCAGCGAGCTTAGGATTAATGTCAAAACCGGCGCTGATCCGGATGTTGTTTGCCTGTCGAAAATTATAATTCAACAACGCATGCCCCAGGTTGCCGACCCCGACTAAACCGACATTGGTAAGTCGATCCTGATTCAGAATCTTTTTGAAGAAATTGAGCAAATCCTTCACATCATAACCATAACCGCGTTTGCCGAGTGCACCGAAATAGGAAAAATCACGTCGAATCGTCGCCGAGTCAACCTTTACCGCGTCCGACAGTTCAGTTGAACTGATCTTGGTTGTCCCGGAATTAGCCAAGAAATTCAAGTATCGGTAGTACACGGGTAGGCGTTTCGCCGTTGCTTTGGGGATGATCGTTTCCGCCATGTAAGCAAGCCTCCTGTAGAAGTATTCCCATGCAGAACATGTGAACTGTCCAACATAGTATCTTCTGCTTATATTAGCTGGTTTATGGCCTGAACGCAAGCGGATACATCTTCACAAGCAGATTTTGCCAGCTAAATGTATCGGCGGGGAATGCGCGCCCATGAACGAAACTATGTTATATTAGGTCTTAACGATTAATTGTGAAAGAAGGTATTCCTGTGATCATTTTGCAGGCACAACAAGTTGGCCGCAGCTTCAACGGCAATGAATTATTTGCCAACGTGAACCTGGAGATCCAAGACGGCGCCCGCATCGGCCTTGTTGGTCCCAATGGCATTGGCAAAACAACGCTGCTGGAAATCCTGACCGGTATTGCTCCCCCGGACGCCGGTCAGGTCACCACCATGAAGAATCTATCAATTGGGTATTTAGCTCAAAACTCCGGGCTTGATTCCGACAAAACGATTTTCAAAGAAATGCTGACCGTCTTTGCTCCGCTTCAAGCGATGGCGCGTCAAATCCATGATTTAGAGGCCAAACTTGGCGATCCTAAACTGATTGCCGATCAAGCTGCTTTTGCGGCCACTATGAAACAATACGATCAACTGCAGCATGACTTTAATGAACAAAACGGTTATGGCTACGAGGCCGAAATCCGTTCGGTTCTACACGGCTTTCAGTTCGGTGAAGACACCTATGATAAACCCGTGGGTACTTTGTCCGGTGGTGAACGCTCACGGCTAGCATTGGCCAAACTGCTGCTGGAAAAACAT harbors:
- a CDS encoding redox-sensing transcriptional repressor Rex, with the translated sequence MAETIIPKATAKRLPVYYRYLNFLANSGTTKISSTELSDAVKVDSATIRRDFSYFGALGKRGYGYDVKDLLNFFKKILNQDRLTNVGLVGVGNLGHALLNYNFRQANNIRISAGFDINPKLAGTIQSGVPIYPMDEMIKQIKDQQIEIVILTVPIDAAQHITDDLVKAGIKGIMNFTPIRISVPSYVRVQNVDLATELQTLIYFLEHYGPTLNEPEA